Genomic DNA from Theobroma cacao cultivar B97-61/B2 chromosome 3, Criollo_cocoa_genome_V2, whole genome shotgun sequence:
GGGTTATCCTCTGCTATAGCAGCTTCTTTACAGTATTAACTAACATTACACATTCACACTCTCATGACCTTATAGCAACCTAGCTGAATATTAATGTTCATAAGTAATTATGTATATTAATGATTGATGTATATCTTTTCCAGTTTCGAGTTCCGTCTTCGGGTATCTTTGACAGCAGATGGGAATCTAAGCTTCATATCACGCATCAGGAATATCAATTCCAAGCCCTTTAGTTTCTCAATTGCTTATCACACATATTTCTCCATCTCTGATATCAGGTACAGAATACTCACTGTGGTATGAAACTGGTTATACCCTTAGGCGTCAGCAACATATCAATTAACTGATCTGcttttttctatctttcaaGTCCTTTGACCATTAGTTCACTATAATTTCCTTGTGGCAAAAAAGTAATACACTCAGTCATGGAAAACAAGAAGTTTTAGACATTAATGGATATCTTTTCTTGTACTAATTAACAGTGAAGTGAGGGTTGAGGGATTGGAGACTCTTGACTATCTTGACAATCTACGCCAAAGGGAGCGCTTCACAGAACAAGGAGATGCCTTGACATTTGAATCTGAGGTAAATCATTCTCTATTTGTTTGAGAGCTTAGGTCCTCCTCCACTGTCCTAGAAATGGAAAAGCTTTTAAGTTCTAGAAAACAGATTGAAACTAGaggtaaaaagaaagagaaaaccCCTCAAAGCATAAGCTTTCAGTTGAGAAAACATTATGCGGATCCCTAGATACTGCGCAAGAATTTCTCCATCCATCTGCATTAACATATCATCCAGTGTACTGCAAGACAATTTTAATTATCCATATGGCTGAATAGATGTTTAAGCCTTAATTACTGATTTTCAATTTGCAGGTGGACAGAGTTTATCTTAGCTCTAGAGATATCATTGCAATTTTCGATCATGAAAGAAAACGGACCTTTATGATACAGAAAGAAGGACTTCCAGATGCTGGTAAGCTTCTATCCtcttcaattcaatctaaaaCAGTACCATACGAGGTATAAATGTGAACCACCTGGGAGAATCAGGAACAGTATCTCATATCACAAAACCTTGTGGAGGAATCCAAGCTAGTTATTTGAAGATCACTGCAGCTCGAATTCAATCTAAGCCAAAAGTCTGGCCCTGATGTttaattcttttgcatttcTTCAGGGGTTTGGAATCCATGGGAGAAGAAATCCAGAACCTTGGTTGATTTTGGGGATGATGAATACAAACAGATGCTTTGTGTCTATGGGGCAGCAGTGGAAAAGCCAATCACCTTGAAGCCGGGTGAGGAATGGACGGGCCGTCTGGAGCTCTCAGTTGTCCCTTCAAGTTAACGAAGTGGCTACCATCTTGAACCCCACATCAAGCCTCATCTTCTAAAAATGACAGCAAATAATACAAATTAGCGCCTCCCACGACGGCATCTATCAAACAGGGGCAACATGAATCTGTTAATTTGTATTCAATTATTTATGACACTAAGCAAATAAGAGATTTGATCACTTTGCAAAGTAATTGATTCAAAGTGATCATGAAAAATGTAAATTCCTGCAAGTGGAGATCTGTCTTTTAGTGTTTCTCCATGGTAGTAATGACATACTAGTTGTTTTATCTACTAAACTTCTGCCTTGTGGACTCTCTGGAAAACTAAAAGCACTGTTTAATGTTGCAACAGGAACTGATCAACATAGATTGTTTTAGTctctatatataatatatcCATTGCCTGGCAAAATAATGGAGAAGATGATGTTCATGTATGAAGGCGAGGGAAAGCTAGCAGCTCAGAACTCTAAGGGATAAAAAGGTGATGACCAGCCGAGCAACTCTACTATCAGAGCCAGGTTTCGATCCTGGGACCTGTGGGTTATGGGCCCACCACGCTTCCGCTGCGCCACTCTGATTGTTGAAAGGAAGCTgagatattaattatttggtGTTTATCAAGTCATAAAAGCCCAGAAAATCCTCGATTGGGCCTATATCAGTGTGCAGCTCTGTAGCAAATCAAACCGTGTCCTGGTCTTGCTTCTTATGCTCTTTTCCGAAGAAACTGAGCCATGATTTAATGAACCCAGTGTTTTGTTGGATTTCTTGACTCGATaccaaaagagagaaaaagttatatatactattgatttatgaaaatttaaataaatttttgattttttattatattcaatcaaatttttatattataattttgaatcatataaatatttttaatgaataattgactaattataattaattaaaatattacacCTCATTCTATAACACATGATATGCTAATCTATTATAATAGATGataatgtaaaatattaatgtgacattttcactttctaaatcaattttatattagCATCAcgtaagtataaaatgataaataatattttaattaatgacaattaatgaaccattagttataaaaatttatttgattcaaaataaaaaataaaaaattttggtcaaacgaaataaaagaattaaaatttatgttaacatccttaaatagtttaaaaatatttttaaacattatgtctacattattttaaaagaccAAACTAATACacaaaacaacaaagattttctttttaataccTTAAAAGAGTACTtcacaaaataaaatacaaccatatataaaatagttttgaccctaattattagttaaaaaatgagaaaatgaaagcTTGCATGAAATTACCTCGAATTTGCAAGCACCAAGGTGTAGCCAGAACAGTAGGAACTAGGAAGTTTGGGATGGCCGGGTAGGTTGCACATTACATATCGATGCAACGAGATAGAAGAAAGAAACCCACTATCGAAGCTTTCACGTCCATACCCCAAAGGCCAAGGGCCCAAGGGCCATGACTAAGATTAGCCGCCCTATCTGATTACTACTTGAGCAATCGCATTCCACAAATATATTCCCATTCTAAACCGGAAGAGGCCAACTTGACGAAATCAAATCAGAGTTCATTGCCGTGGAATTACTAGACAATTGCATATGGTTTTCCCTCAACAAAACGTCTGCCTCCCAACTATATGCCAATAGTCTCAATTCACTCCTCCTTTCCTCTAATGACAAATATTCTTTGCCTCCTCACTCATGTCCCAAATTATGCACCCGTGCATCAATTATATATCAGAGTAATATATGTATGTAACAAATTCCTTTTGCAACCCACCcgccatttttttttaatttcatttaaatattcttgGTAAGTATAATAATTGGATCCTCCCAAGAAGCAGTTGAGGAAATGCTGACAGgtgttattattattgtttttttaatttaattaattcgaGCTCTTTATCGTAACATATGTATTACTTGAATGGAGTGGGGGGCCTCTTTATCTAGCAATTTGGACATTTGTTATTGAAATTTTCGACCAAACTTTGTATACGACAAGGACactgattttaaagctttttttATGGGAGCCATGAGAACACAAAGAGGTAGTTAAAATGTTTGTTGAAGCAGATGGAGACATACATTAGGGAGTGGAAGTGGACAATTTAATGGGGGGGTAAGGAGAAGGATGAAGATGATCAATTCTTAATAATACCAACCACCATAGCTACTCTCTAAAAGGGCaacaaattattaaataaatgagagaaaagaaaataagaagaaaaaacctGACCAACTCATGTTCATCAGCCTCTTTAATTGATTTTCGTGCAGTCAAGTTAATTAGGTGGaaccttttttactttttttttggttaagtATTGAGGTAAGAGTAATTATAAAGATTATCAAAAGTGGTTGAACGATCAAATTATAAATgatcaataaaaattgaaaaagtggttgaattatttttaaaaattaaatatttttttattttttattacatttaattacttttttatatttttattttaaattaaataaaattttatcattaatggttaattaattattgttaattcattgattaaaatgttacttataattttttacttatataatatttgatgtaaaagataaaaatattacagAACTATATTATCATGTTACATCATTGTTCATTATAATATTTGAACGTCATGTGACttgataagtgatattttatttaataacaattaatcaatcaataattataatttatttaaattttataaataatttatcaaaaaaaaaaatttaaaggtGCATGAAGCATGTCAATTCTTATTGATATTCACTCCTTTTTGcatatcaattaatttttttatttaattcacaAAAGTCGAACTAGTGGATTTTGGTGGACGAAAGGAAGAGTTGGGTGTGAGATCAGCATATAAAAGACGAAACAATGAGATAACGACAAACAAGGATACAGTTACTGAATGATGATTTAAGAGAGAAACTTCTTGCCATTAAAATATTTGGATAACATTTTTCTGGATATAAATTTACGGAGCAacttatttattcatttatttaaaaaaaaaacagaaattaATCCATAAAAGGTTTGTAAAGAGAAAATGTCAAAACCTCCAaatcattgtttttaaatggaAAGTTAATTCCGTAGATGTCttacaaaaatagaaaaaaatgttAAGAGGTCTTATTTTTAGTTACTAAACGACAATAAAGAggcaaaaaatatatttaattgcaaaaaaaattatgttaagaggtcttatttaaataaagcgGCAAATGTATGGACCGCTGTGAGTACGAACTTTCACTTGCTctaattggaaaaaaaaattgaaagatatctaaaatagttatatttaaatattgatataatattcaaataaaattttaattttttttaaaatatttaaataaattttattttttattacattcaattaagtcattgtatttttattttaaatcacaTAAGCTTTTATAACCAATGATTGACTAACTACTATTAGTGTAAATAACACTTctcattttatattcacatCGTACTAATATAGTATTGATATGGAGGGTGAAAACTATCAAATGATTATGTTATCATGTCAAATTAACATGTCatatcattatcaattataatattttagtatTCCACCAGTATCACGTTGTATagaataacaaataatatttttactaaattaattattaactataagagtttatttaactcaaaataaaagtataaaagcttatttgacttaaaataaaaatacaaagagttaattgaatataataaaaggataaaggtttatttaaaaatttttaaatagtttagggacttatttgtatattatgctttaaatatttagtttaataataaattagcatataattatttaaaagtcaaattttaaatttatttaaaaaataataatattaagtGTTTTGTCTTAAGACTAAGAATATTGTTTCCAAAATTTACATTATATCCTAATTTTagcaaaaaaaatcttacaaaaaaatgttaggaGTACTATTTTAGTCAAATACTATTTATTCATAGTTTTAAGACTTTTACACTTTTTAACTAGTGTACCTTTGTGAACTAAAATAATTTGAGGTTATGGACAAATTTATCCTTATAATATGAATTAATATTGAAGtttttaattgtatttttttaatttcgtTGATTTTTTACATAAAGTAAAAgaatttatgtaattttactatttatattagtaatatttaaatttaattaatttttttcaaaaatcaattgaattaaaaaaacaacaataaaatttggcattaataactaaaaaaaaaggaaaaagatgagattttattatttttattcaaaatgaataaaattaaaaatataatgataaaattcaataaattaaaatgtgaTCAAATTCAGTGTATAATTATAATGAAAAGTTTGATCTTCATCTTAAATAGTCTTAGGAAACTGCTTCTGAAAAATGCAATGTCAGAGGACAAAAGGACGGGTCCAACGGCGTCGTCCGAAGCCATCAGATCGAACGGccaacaaaatattttcacaATCCCGAATCAACGGCCATTACTTCCAAAACACGTAGGCCCCACACCTTATTTGTAGTCATCGTAAACAGACGACAGAACAGAGCCGCACCCCAGTGAGACCACTTCCTCTGCTTATCACCCGTATTTAATGATTGGCCCACATGTCAGCATCTTAAATCGCCACGTAACCAACGCCACCAAATCAACTTAAGAACAGTGGTTTTCCGTTCCCCTTTTGCACCGGTTTTTTCTCCACCCGCCGGTTACGTTATAAAGCTCCCTACTCCTCTCTATTTCTCCCCCTACTTCCTGAATTTAATGTCACCAAAAAAATATAGCCGTTGCTAAtaatcagaaaaagaaaaatccagCAAAAGCTTCATGTATTTGCTATTTATATActtcttgtttttttatcCGTTTAGCTTCAAGTCAGTGATTTGGTTCCATTTCTGAGCATTGTAACTGTCTTGAGAAAACGAATAACAATttctgtgttttttttttctatcttataaaaagaaaattcatcatttcctttgcttttttgagccatttcttaattattactATTCCATTCTCACACACTTTGGATGCTACTTTAGCTAGAGAAAATAATCATAACAATTTGCATTTTCACCTCTTGGCCTTCGCTTTCACATTCTCTCCCTCTCTGGGGTTGGTGAGTGAAAAAGGCAGAGTTTTGAAGTATTCAACTAAGCAAAGAAGTGAACTTGGAAGCAGAAGAGGTTTTGAGGAGTGCAGATCTAGAAACCGAGGTAAGTGTAAAagtagtaattttttattttccaataGTTTTTGGTTCTATAGAGGTAGTTTGATATTGGGTTTGGTTTTGAATTCACTTGGattcaagttttcaactttttggttgaaaagctaaagaacaaagaacaaaaagaaaagaaggaagcTGGTTTTTTAAGTGAATCGTAACTATAAGGAGTCATACAGTAACAGAGTTTTGTACTATATTTGCTTAAAGAATTGAAATTGGGTTTGTGGCAAGGTCTCTTTTTTGACTAAAGACACCTCACTCAAAGCTTGCGAGCTCAttttttaatgtgaaaatcCCCAGAGCCCGCCACTACTTTTTTCGACAATAATCTTGGAATCTGACCtttgttttttggttttccCTCCTTAGTTCTCCCTTTACATTCT
This window encodes:
- the LOC18606640 gene encoding putative glucose-6-phosphate 1-epimerase, producing the protein MNHSGAAFDQKAAVEVTKDRSGIDQVVLRNPRGASARVSLHGGQVLSWRTDRGEELLFTSSKAIFKPPYAVRGGIPICFPQFGQRGSLEQHGFARNRTWIIDDNPPPLHPNDSSGKAYTDLLLKPSEDDSKIWPHSFEFRLRVSLTADGNLSFISRIRNINSKPFSFSIAYHTYFSISDISEVRVEGLETLDYLDNLRQRERFTEQGDALTFESEVDRVYLSSRDIIAIFDHERKRTFMIQKEGLPDAGVWNPWEKKSRTLVDFGDDEYKQMLCVYGAAVEKPITLKPGEEWTGRLELSVVPSS